The following is a genomic window from Daphnia magna isolate NIES linkage group LG4, ASM2063170v1.1, whole genome shotgun sequence.
TTAACAATGATGAGTAACAATTAAGAAAAATTGCATCAGGGATTCAACCCCATCGACCGACTGCGTTCAACGATCCACATGAAATGAGAGCAATGACGCGCGCGAATCTATTGTAAGCTTCCGGTGAAGATTTGgcacaaaatcatttttggCCACAAATTGATACAAATTTAGAATTAAACATAAacattgaaaaattaaaatataaaaattatttattattaattaatcAAAGTGGTATTaactatttatttatttgaattttttagaTGATGGGCAAACTGGCAGCAGTGGAgaagaaaggaagaaacgaCCTCGTACGGCCTTTTCAGCTGTTCAGATCAAGGTCATACATATTCTACAGAttatatttttggaatttCGAtattaattcaatttttaaaatactattACAGGCTTTGGAATCTgaatttgaaagaaacaaatatcTTTCTGTCTCGAAGCGAATGCAACTCTCGAAACAACTGAAACTCACGGAAACTCAGGTTCATCAAATAAACCCCAaagttcgttttttcttttcattccaaACTAATTCACTATTCACAATGTAGATCAAAATATGGTTTCAAAATCGGCGTACCAAATGGAAACGCAAATATACCAACGATCTGGAAATGTTGGCTCAACAGTATTATTCATCGTTAGGTATTTTGGCACCGAGACCTCTCTTTATTGGCGATCGCCTTTGGTAAGTCATTTCTCTGTTATCACTAGTAATCATTGAAAGACATCTGCTGATATCAAAATTGGTATTTAGGTTTTTGAATCCATCTGGTAACTATGTAGCGAGTGCGGGTCCCCCACCGCCTCCCCCCAATCTCTATCATCCCCGACCATCGTCCATGATGGATCCCATGATTCATCTCGCAAACATGTCCGGAATGAGCCATCCATCGCCAGCATTTGAGCCACAGTCATTAGGTTCGAATAACGGGGCTGTATCGGGTGCCCAGTTCTCGCCCACTTGGGCTCCTCCCATGCTGCGCGTTGCAACCCAgcaacaacaattgggcatTGACAGCGCCGCCGGTAGCCCAGTAGATCCAATCAGTCTCAGTTTCACTCCCAGTCCCGAAGATATTCAGCCCAAAGATGTTTAGTTTTATAATTGGGCACATTTTTTTAGTAAGAGTAAGATTGGCCCAGCTTTAACCTCACTTTATTTGGCTTTGTAAATAAAATGAAGCAACATCAATAGTTTACATCTTTGAGTCGATCAcgacttttaaaattttatagCTTCTCGACTTGTTGCACAAATTGGAGAACTTCATCAGCCAGAAGCTGGGGCTCTTCGTAGGCAGCAAAATGTCCGCCGCGATCCATGATGTTGTATGTGATTAAattggtaaatttaaatttgacgAGTGGTGCTGGCTGAACAAAAAGTTCTTCTGGAAAGACAGCAGCTCCCGTCGGTACCACGCAAGCAATGCTAgtaataaaaaaggaaattgaatttgatCTAGTTTTGAATAAATAGTTTGATGATTACTTGTCTAAATCATATCCAAACGTTTTAGCACTCATAGCCTCGCTATACAGTCGCATGGATGTCGTTATGGAGTTTGTTGTCCAATAGATCATGACGTTGTTGAGCAGCTCATCCATTGTAAACTTTTGAAGCAAGCCACCATCCTGAAGCTTTGTAGAACTTGCTTTGGTCCAAGTAGAGAATTTTTCCAAAATATAGGCAGCCAGTCCGATGGGAGAATCACTGAGCGCCATTCCTTTGCACgtcaaaaacacatttttaaaagatgCAAAACTATCATCAGTATTAATTTCAAATACCGACAGTATCGGGCTTGGTAGCCTGAATGTGGAAATAGCCCGTTTCTTGAATAATATGCAAGAACCTGGAACTAAGTGGGTAAGTTAAATGGACTTTATCAGCTGGCATTAGCAGAGATGGCCACAATGAACCAAGCATGAGCCCAACATTGCTACCAATAGTTGATACGGCAACCATGTTCAAGTGAAGTCCCTTTACTctagaattttgaaaacataaattatgaataaaatacTGATAAAAGCTGTATTAGAGAGCACCTATCAGGGAAGAGAGTAGCCATATTTGAACCGATGAGGGAACCCCAGTCTCCACCTTGGACGTAATATTTGTCGTACCCGAGCCTTTTCATTAACCGGTCGAAAATAAGTCCCATTTCAGCAGGACCTAAACCAGGTTTTCGAGCTGGGTCAGAGAACCCATAGCCAGGCAAAGAGGGAACTACAAGTTCGAACACAAAATCATATCCTTCAGTTTCTCTAGTGAGCAAGGGAATAATTTTTGTGAACTCTATGAATGAGCCTGGCCATCCATGAAGAAGCAGCAACGgcaaaacttttttgtttttcatcaatTCTTTACTGGGCTTAGCATGAATGAAATGGATTCCTAATTAACAGAATAGTtcaaataattaaacaaatcAGAAATTCACTGAGAATATGAGCAACAACCGAGTCCACCAATATTGGTTTTGAAATGAGCAAAGGTATTCAAAAATGCTTCTTGCTCTTTCCAATTATATTTGTTCATCCAGTACTGCTGAACAGTTTTCAGAAATTCAGCATTAAATCCATACTGAAATCCAATACCTTCCAAGGCAGGAACCATACGGGTTGATTTAAACAATCTTTCATTCAAATCAATCAATACCtatggttaaaaaaaacattaattaaCATCAAGCATTAGATGGCATGTAAAACTACTTGTATGCTCACCTCATCAGATACTTTGATCTTAAACGGGGTAATTTTTTCATCTTGCACTTTTGGACTACCATCAGCCCACCATTGATCCTTCAATTGAGGGATTACAGGATTTTTCAGCAAATACCGTGCAATAAAAACTACAGTTATAGCACTCTTAATCAACAATAATTTGCGTAGGAAACCCATTCTAAGCAAAAAACTGTCATACTCGAGACGAAAAAACCTAATGCAGCTTCTGTAGTTTGCACTCTCCAAAGAGATAAGATAAGCTTAAACAAACTTGGACTTTTGATGTTAAACCAAGGTGTTGTTCAAAGTGTGCATCTTCAACCAAACAGCCACAGATCACTATACGGAACTCTTAATTTGAACCTTGTTACTTTGTCGTAATCTTGGTTGTCAGCTGTAGTGTTCCGCTTGATTCCCCGCAATGGTTTCACATGACATTCAGAATGTGGCGccatttcttgtttcttcGCCACTGCTAGATGGAGTACAACAaaagtcaattttttttgaagaaaatttcACGCAGTCTAATTAAAAACAACTATTTACTAATAAATTACTTAAACACAATTACAATCACGAactttcaaatttaaaaaatcttttagTGACACTGTATCTTGAATTTGATCTAAGGCGTTAATGGCCTCTGACTTGCCGGATTCAAATGACCGAGCAGACTACGTTACGTGCTGCTTTGGTTCAAAAATCTGATTTAGATCAAATAAGataaattatttgtttttaaccAGTAAAATGGAACAAAAGTTACCACTGTGTGATTGGGATTTCATGTAATGAATACGAATTGAATTTTATTAAAGCTTACACACGTTGTGCTCGGTTACTATGAGAGATTCTTATAAACCATAGTTACAGTATTGGAATACCAATCGGTATAACACGATGTCATCAAGGAGTAGGGGCAAATCCCGCAGCAATGCAGCCAGCCATACAAACCCCTAGAGCTGCGTTGCAAGCAACTATGGCGGCGGGCACTCCTGCACCTGCAGTTACTGTCCCAAAGGTGAAACCAGCGGCCGCGTAACATGCTACAACAACTGCGTTGCATCCCGTTTGGCAAATTCCATAAGCCAAAGGGCCTGCCACGGTCAACAAAGGAAGAACGCCCAGTAGGACGAAAAGCGTTGAAGGTAACTTCATTCCAGTTGGATAAACAACAGTTCTCTTGTTTGAAATCACTTGACGTTGAACACTAGAAAACAAGCCATTAAATGCGTCGAATAAACAATAAGTCATCCACGTGAGAGAAGCAATTTCAATTGTGATAATCTTAACGTTTATACCTCTGTCTACGATTCAATAGCGATCGCGACCACGAAATATTTCTCAATTAAACTcccgtcttttttttgtgtgtgtcttgcGGGACACATCAGGGAAACAATGATGCAGAAACAATGAGTAAAGCAGGTTAGGTGGCatagtttttgaaaatatttacgTTACTTATTTAAATGTAGATTGTAGAAAATTGGAGGTGACTGAACAACGACCGTGCGAGTGCGACGCTCATCTGAAGTCTGAACACTAAATAAACTGTCCGGACTCCAGAGTGTCCACAGGAAA
Proteins encoded in this region:
- the LOC116921463 gene encoding juvenile hormone epoxide hydrolase 1; the encoded protein is MGFLRKLLLIKSAITVVFIARYLLKNPVIPQLKDQWWADGSPKVQDEKITPFKIKVSDEVLIDLNERLFKSTRMVPALEGIGFQYGFNAEFLKTVQQYWMNKYNWKEQEAFLNTFAHFKTNIGGLGIHFIHAKPSKELMKNKKVLPLLLLHGWPGSFIEFTKIIPLLTRETEGYDFVFELVVPSLPGYGFSDPARKPGLGPAEMGLIFDRLMKRLGYDKYYVQGGDWGSLIGSNMATLFPDRVKGLHLNMVAVSTIGSNVGLMLGSLWPSLLMPADKVHLTYPLSSRFLHIIQETGYFHIQATKPDTVGMALSDSPIGLAAYILEKFSTWTKASSTKLQDGGLLQKFTMDELLNNVMIYWTTNSITTSMRLYSEAMSAKTFGYDLDNIACVVPTGAAVFPEELFVQPAPLVKFKFTNLITYNIMDRGGHFAAYEEPQLLADEVLQFVQQVEKL
- the LOC116921466 gene encoding homeobox protein HMX2, yielding MDGRFQHQSDSFSIANLLSMQPKHNQPQHRIIHPDPLLHLRKLTSHPEGTAVTAAETNALLALHHQHYHHHHPNVSTAQPFFCNSPAIPSTSSHPPMTSSATTNASEGFNIKVEEAMMMMSTDHHRHHQNGGAMEAPTSGESALPNEPTSIDSGDSDDGQTGSSGEERKKRPRTAFSAVQIKALESEFERNKYLSVSKRMQLSKQLKLTETQIKIWFQNRRTKWKRKYTNDLEMLAQQYYSSLGILAPRPLFIGDRLWFLNPSGNYVASAGPPPPPPNLYHPRPSSMMDPMIHLANMSGMSHPSPAFEPQSLGSNNGAVSGAQFSPTWAPPMLRVATQQQQLGIDSAAGSPVDPISLSFTPSPEDIQPKDV